A stretch of the Neptunomonas phycophila genome encodes the following:
- the tyrS gene encoding tyrosine--tRNA ligase gives MSELTLLEDLKARGLVAQMTSEEELVAHLNDGSVTLYCGFDPTADSLHIGSLVPLLALKRFQSYGHKPLALVGGATGLIGDPSFKAQERKLNDDETVSTWVEKLKAQVSAFVDFDCGSNSAEVVNNLDWTRNLDVLTFLRDVGKHFSVNQMVAKESVKQRIDREGDGISFTEFTYMILQSYDYQQLNKSHGCTLQIGGSDQWGNITGGTELTRRMNGNKAFGLTLPLITKSDGTKFGKTESGTIWLSANKTSPYAFYQFWLQTADADVYRFLKYFTFLSVEEIDQLEEADKVRQGRPEAQGVLAREVTKLVHGEAGLEAAQRITEALFSGNADQLSESDYEQLSQDGLPTTSLDLNYLADLPLTQLLSEADMGTGKQVKDALQRNAVIVNGEAQGLDAIAKSADVFAAEKARFNKYFLVKLGKKKHQLFTI, from the coding sequence ATGAGTGAGTTGACACTGTTAGAGGATTTGAAAGCGCGTGGTCTTGTCGCGCAGATGACCAGCGAAGAAGAGCTGGTAGCGCACCTTAATGATGGCAGTGTCACACTTTATTGTGGCTTTGACCCTACAGCAGATAGCTTGCACATTGGTAGTCTTGTACCTTTGTTGGCGCTCAAGCGATTTCAATCTTACGGTCACAAACCTCTTGCGCTTGTTGGAGGGGCAACCGGTCTAATTGGTGATCCTAGCTTTAAAGCACAAGAGCGCAAATTGAATGATGATGAGACGGTCTCGACTTGGGTTGAAAAACTTAAAGCTCAGGTTAGCGCTTTCGTTGATTTCGATTGCGGTAGCAACAGCGCTGAAGTGGTGAACAATCTTGACTGGACGCGTAATTTGGATGTGCTGACTTTCTTGCGGGATGTCGGTAAGCACTTTTCGGTTAACCAAATGGTTGCAAAAGAGTCTGTAAAGCAGCGTATTGATAGGGAAGGAGATGGTATCTCTTTCACTGAGTTTACATACATGATTCTGCAATCTTATGATTATCAGCAGTTGAACAAATCGCACGGATGTACTTTACAGATAGGCGGATCTGATCAATGGGGTAATATCACAGGTGGTACTGAATTAACGCGCCGTATGAATGGTAATAAAGCGTTTGGTTTAACGTTACCGCTTATTACGAAGTCTGATGGGACTAAGTTTGGTAAAACTGAATCAGGTACTATTTGGCTATCTGCAAATAAAACATCGCCTTACGCATTTTACCAATTCTGGTTACAAACCGCTGATGCTGATGTATATCGTTTCCTTAAGTACTTCACTTTCTTATCGGTAGAAGAAATCGATCAATTAGAAGAAGCCGATAAAGTGCGTCAAGGTCGTCCTGAAGCTCAGGGCGTGTTGGCTCGTGAGGTTACAAAGTTAGTTCATGGTGAGGCTGGTTTAGAAGCGGCTCAGCGTATTACAGAAGCATTGTTCTCTGGTAATGCGGATCAGCTAAGTGAATCAGATTATGAGCAGCTTAGCCAAGATGGCCTGCCGACAACTTCGCTTGATTTAAACTATCTGGCCGATCTGCCTTTAACGCAATTACTCTCAGAAGCAGATATGGGAACAGGCAAGCAAGTAAAAGACGCGCTACAACGAAATGCCGTGATTGTTAATGGCGAAGCGCAAGGGTTAGATGCAATTGCCAAGTCTGCTGATGTGTTTGCTGCTGAGAAGGCGCGCTTTAATAAGTACTTCTTAGTGAAGCTTGGTAAGAAGAAGCATCAATTGTTTACTATTTGA
- a CDS encoding chloride channel protein: MRKIRELLQNFRDRLAHYDALPQLVVLGLLSGILTGFLMVLFRLAIELPLTYWLGHPDSFESLPQSQLFWWPLTGSLILIGIYFRWPALARQTGMVNMFERLAYHQGTIPGRSLIMQFVTATTALVSGHSVGREGPAIFLGAACSSLLGQRMRLPNNSIRLLIGCGTAAAISAAFNTPLAGVIFAMEVVLLEYTLIGFTPVIVAAVAADLVMRSTLGYENAFQVPSFEIGTLAEVPWIIALGVTVGLCSAFFNRLMIKTIAFTQWPVASRFLLAGVLTGIVATFYPQVMGVGYDTISESFQGNIEFTLLFGLLIAKLILTPIILGLGIPAGLIGPTLFIGALIGSIFGEVGSWFTDASMSHIGLYAMLGMGAMMGAVLNAPLAALVALLELTGNPNIIFPGMITIVISNLTVRFLFHMPSIFISSLQAQGLDYSQEPLAQVLSRAAVASLMDREFIATEPKTLPETAQQVLALKPRWLLLQNPNEKALSVMLPKNLSEYLSREAPTEAINLLEIPAERFDIIEVSYRSTLYEALKKMDELRINVVCVVSNQGDIMGMLTRSKIEYYYTHKQAL, translated from the coding sequence ATGCGAAAAATCCGCGAGCTTTTGCAGAACTTTCGGGATCGACTAGCACATTACGACGCCCTACCTCAGTTAGTCGTTCTTGGATTGCTTTCGGGCATCTTAACAGGCTTTCTCATGGTCTTATTTCGTTTAGCTATTGAGCTGCCCCTGACATACTGGCTAGGACACCCAGACAGCTTCGAAAGCTTACCCCAAAGCCAACTCTTCTGGTGGCCCTTAACCGGCAGCTTGATTCTTATTGGTATCTATTTCCGCTGGCCAGCATTAGCACGACAAACAGGCATGGTTAATATGTTTGAACGCCTTGCCTACCATCAGGGCACCATCCCCGGTCGCAGCTTGATTATGCAGTTTGTTACAGCGACCACCGCGCTAGTAAGTGGCCACTCAGTAGGGCGTGAAGGCCCTGCTATTTTTTTAGGTGCCGCCTGCAGCAGTTTACTCGGTCAGCGCATGCGCTTGCCAAACAACTCCATTCGCTTACTAATTGGCTGCGGAACAGCAGCCGCTATTTCCGCCGCCTTCAACACACCATTAGCCGGTGTCATATTCGCCATGGAGGTAGTACTTTTAGAGTACACACTGATTGGGTTTACGCCCGTTATCGTTGCCGCGGTCGCCGCCGATTTAGTCATGCGCAGCACATTAGGGTACGAGAATGCGTTTCAAGTGCCCTCATTTGAGATAGGGACCTTAGCCGAAGTCCCTTGGATTATCGCGTTGGGGGTAACCGTAGGCTTGTGCAGCGCATTCTTTAATCGCCTAATGATTAAAACCATTGCATTCACACAGTGGCCAGTCGCTAGCCGTTTCTTACTAGCTGGCGTACTTACGGGTATCGTAGCGACCTTTTATCCACAAGTAATGGGCGTTGGCTACGATACTATTTCTGAAAGTTTTCAAGGCAATATAGAGTTCACACTATTATTCGGACTGTTAATTGCCAAGCTTATCCTAACCCCTATTATTCTAGGGCTTGGGATTCCAGCAGGTTTGATAGGCCCAACACTGTTCATCGGTGCTTTAATCGGCTCGATTTTTGGTGAGGTTGGCTCTTGGTTTACCGATGCCTCAATGTCACATATTGGCCTATATGCCATGCTGGGTATGGGAGCCATGATGGGAGCCGTTTTGAATGCTCCACTTGCTGCACTTGTGGCGTTACTGGAATTAACCGGCAACCCAAACATTATATTCCCCGGCATGATTACCATCGTTATTAGCAACCTAACCGTTCGCTTCTTGTTTCATATGCCATCTATTTTTATCTCATCCCTGCAAGCACAAGGGTTAGATTACAGCCAAGAGCCCCTTGCTCAGGTACTCTCACGTGCTGCCGTCGCAAGCTTAATGGATAGAGAGTTTATTGCGACAGAACCTAAAACGCTGCCGGAAACCGCACAGCAAGTGCTAGCACTCAAACCGCGTTGGCTTTTACTACAAAACCCCAATGAGAAAGCCTTATCGGTGATGCTACCTAAAAACCTATCTGAATATTTAAGCCGAGAAGCACCGACTGAGGCCATTAATCTGCTTGAAATCCCAGCTGAGCGGTTCGATATCATAGAAGTAAGTTATCGCTCCACACTCTACGAAGCACTGAAAAAAATGGATGAGCTGCGTATCAATGTCGTATGCGTTGTTAGCAACCAGGGGGACATTATGGGTATGTTAACGCGTTCAAAAATCGAATATTACTACACACACAAACAGGCCCTATGA
- a CDS encoding succinate dehydrogenase assembly factor 2, which translates to MYTEDDIRRLTWQSRRGMLELDLLFVPFMEEAFRGLPQEDQDRFVKLLECEDQDLFVWLMEREAPGDPDMNRIVRIILDRVQPS; encoded by the coding sequence ATGTATACAGAAGATGATATTCGCCGTTTAACTTGGCAAAGCCGTAGGGGTATGTTGGAGCTAGATCTGTTGTTTGTTCCTTTTATGGAGGAGGCTTTTCGAGGTCTGCCTCAAGAGGATCAAGATCGGTTTGTGAAGTTGTTAGAATGTGAAGATCAGGATCTATTTGTATGGTTGATGGAGCGGGAGGCTCCTGGCGATCCCGATATGAATAGAATAGTAAGGATTATTTTAGACCGTGTTCAGCCCAGTTAA
- a CDS encoding anhydro-N-acetylmuramic acid kinase produces MQRTDNTHPIYIGIMSGTSLDGLDIAAISINPSNNRTRFIAAQGFELPSLLRSNILSLTQAGNNEIEKLGRLDVALGHLFADSVNNFIAEHNLPRALIHGIGSHGQTIRHRPEAGFTLQIGDANIIAEKTAVTTVADFRRRDMACEGQGAPLVPAFHDDIFRETGKDRVIINIGGMSNITILSESKLPKLLGFDTGPGNVLLDAWIQKNKGVEYDKDGQWAASGTCQPNLLNAMMGCEFFHIAPPKSTGREDFNIEWLDHILTRYNHVNDADVQATLLELTALTITKEVERIALTTPELYVCGGGARNQTLMQRLQALNPDSELATTHTLGLHPDWVEASAFAWLAYRTLTNQSGNSPAVTGAKKSTILGAIYPA; encoded by the coding sequence ATGCAAAGAACAGACAACACTCACCCTATTTATATAGGGATCATGTCCGGTACGAGCTTAGATGGACTAGATATAGCAGCCATTTCTATTAATCCCTCTAACAATCGCACTCGCTTTATTGCCGCGCAGGGATTCGAGTTACCCAGCCTATTACGCAGCAATATCTTATCGCTCACCCAGGCAGGTAATAATGAGATCGAAAAGCTCGGACGCTTAGATGTCGCTTTAGGTCACTTATTTGCAGACTCAGTGAACAACTTTATAGCGGAACATAACCTTCCACGCGCATTGATTCACGGAATTGGCTCACACGGCCAAACAATCCGGCACCGCCCAGAAGCAGGCTTTACTCTACAGATAGGCGATGCAAATATTATTGCCGAAAAAACAGCAGTGACTACAGTTGCTGATTTCCGTCGAAGGGATATGGCATGCGAAGGTCAAGGCGCTCCGTTAGTGCCTGCATTTCATGATGATATATTTCGAGAAACAGGCAAAGATCGCGTCATCATTAACATCGGTGGCATGTCGAATATTACTATTCTATCTGAATCCAAACTGCCTAAACTGCTTGGCTTTGATACAGGGCCTGGCAACGTATTACTGGATGCATGGATTCAAAAAAACAAAGGGGTTGAGTACGACAAAGACGGACAATGGGCAGCATCAGGAACCTGCCAGCCCAACTTACTCAACGCCATGATGGGATGCGAGTTCTTCCATATAGCTCCACCCAAAAGCACTGGCCGAGAAGATTTCAATATTGAGTGGCTGGATCACATCTTAACAAGATATAACCATGTAAATGACGCAGATGTCCAAGCCACATTGCTCGAACTCACCGCACTCACAATAACAAAAGAAGTAGAACGCATAGCCCTGACAACACCTGAGCTATATGTTTGCGGCGGTGGTGCTCGCAATCAAACGCTCATGCAACGGTTACAAGCGTTAAACCCTGATTCCGAATTAGCGACCACCCATACCTTAGGGCTGCACCCTGATTGGGTAGAAGCCTCTGCTTTTGCATGGTTAGCATATCGCACATTAACCAACCAAAGCGGTAATAGCCCAGCAGTAACAGGAGCAAAAAAGAGTACGATCTTAGGCGCGATTTATCCTGCCTAA
- the nadB gene encoding L-aspartate oxidase, producing the protein MIQQEFDVLIIGSGAAGLSLALQLSEHAQVAVLSKGDLTSGSTWLAQGGIAAVLDKEDMVQNHIDDTLTAGANLSHADAVEFTVNHGKSSIEWLIQQGVPFTREGDHYHLTKEGGHSHRRIIHAADATGRAVQETLIDRAKEHPSIHLFEHCTAVDLITRRKLKLANNRCLGAYVLNEKTGHVEVFRARFVVLATGGASKAYLYSSNSDGASGDGIAMAWRAGCRIANLEFNQFHPTCLYHPQAKSFLISEAVRGEGGKLLLPDGTRFMERFDQRAELAPRDIVARAIDHEMKRLGCDSLFLDISHKPADFIKEHFPTIYERCLKLGIDMTKDPIPVVPAAHYTCGGVMTNEQGCTDLDGLYAIGETSFTGLHGANRLASNSLLECIVFANSAGKHILENFNTAIEQLEIPMWDESQVTDSDEDVIISHNWDELRRFMWDYVGIVRTNKRLQRAQHRVDLLQQEITEYYSNYKVSKDLLELRNLALVSELIIRSAALRKESRGLHYTRDYPNQLPEARDTILTPINFEWARMQS; encoded by the coding sequence ATGATTCAACAAGAATTTGATGTGCTAATTATCGGAAGTGGTGCGGCAGGATTGTCACTAGCACTTCAGTTATCAGAGCACGCACAAGTAGCGGTACTCAGTAAAGGCGACTTAACCAGCGGTTCGACTTGGCTTGCCCAAGGCGGTATTGCAGCCGTACTCGATAAAGAGGACATGGTTCAAAACCATATTGACGACACGCTCACAGCCGGCGCCAATTTAAGTCATGCTGATGCGGTGGAGTTTACTGTTAACCACGGAAAGTCATCTATCGAATGGCTCATTCAACAAGGTGTTCCTTTTACCCGAGAAGGTGATCATTACCATCTTACTAAAGAAGGTGGTCACTCTCATCGCCGCATCATTCATGCTGCAGATGCTACTGGGCGTGCCGTACAAGAAACACTAATAGATCGAGCAAAAGAGCACCCTTCAATCCATTTGTTTGAACACTGTACAGCGGTTGATTTGATCACACGCAGAAAACTCAAATTAGCCAATAACCGCTGCTTAGGTGCTTACGTTCTAAATGAAAAGACAGGGCATGTAGAAGTATTTAGAGCCCGCTTTGTAGTACTAGCAACCGGGGGCGCCTCAAAGGCTTACCTTTATAGCAGCAATTCAGATGGCGCAAGCGGCGACGGCATTGCCATGGCATGGCGCGCAGGCTGCCGCATTGCTAATTTAGAATTCAACCAATTCCACCCCACTTGCTTGTACCACCCACAAGCAAAATCATTTCTGATATCAGAAGCTGTCAGAGGAGAAGGCGGTAAATTACTCCTTCCTGATGGAACACGCTTTATGGAACGATTCGATCAGCGTGCCGAACTAGCGCCGCGAGATATCGTCGCCAGAGCAATCGACCATGAAATGAAACGACTCGGGTGCGATAGCCTCTTTTTAGATATTTCTCACAAACCTGCCGATTTCATAAAAGAGCACTTCCCCACTATTTACGAGCGCTGTTTAAAGTTGGGGATCGATATGACTAAAGACCCAATCCCTGTAGTACCTGCAGCTCACTACACATGCGGCGGAGTCATGACTAACGAACAAGGCTGCACGGACCTTGATGGCTTATATGCGATAGGTGAGACCTCGTTCACGGGCCTACACGGAGCCAACAGGCTTGCATCAAATTCATTGCTAGAATGCATTGTGTTTGCCAACTCAGCGGGCAAACACATACTTGAGAATTTTAATACCGCAATTGAACAGCTAGAAATACCAATGTGGGATGAATCGCAGGTTACCGACTCAGACGAGGATGTCATCATCTCCCACAACTGGGACGAGCTTAGACGCTTTATGTGGGATTATGTTGGTATTGTAAGGACTAACAAGCGATTACAACGCGCGCAGCACAGGGTTGATCTTTTACAACAAGAGATCACTGAATATTATTCCAACTATAAAGTCAGCAAGGATTTATTAGAATTACGTAATCTAGCACTGGTATCTGAATTAATTATCCGATCTGCCGCTTTACGCAAAGAGAGTAGAGGATTGCACTATACACGCGATTATCCAAATCAATTACCGGAAGCGCGAGACACTATTTTGACACCAATAAATTTTGAATGGGCTCGCATGCAATCGTAA
- the erpA gene encoding iron-sulfur cluster insertion protein ErpA has product MTESVNYETTMVFTDAAANKVKSLIEEEQNDSLKLRVYITGGGCAGFSYGFTFDEAVAEDDTQIQNHGVTMVVDPMSFQYLQGSEVDYSEGLHGSQFTVKNPNATTTCGCGSSFSI; this is encoded by the coding sequence ATGACAGAGTCAGTAAATTACGAAACAACAATGGTCTTTACTGATGCTGCGGCAAATAAAGTAAAAAGTCTCATCGAAGAGGAACAAAATGATAGCCTAAAGCTGCGCGTGTACATCACCGGTGGCGGCTGCGCAGGTTTCTCTTATGGATTTACTTTTGATGAAGCCGTGGCAGAAGACGATACACAAATTCAAAATCATGGTGTCACCATGGTTGTTGATCCCATGAGCTTTCAATATCTACAAGGCTCGGAGGTCGACTACAGCGAAGGGTTACATGGCTCGCAGTTTACGGTCAAAAACCCGAACGCTACGACAACCTGTGGTTGTGGTTCCTCTTTCTCCATCTAA
- a CDS encoding MucB/RseB C-terminal domain-containing protein — translation MMGYESHESLSAAMDGEVSSFELRRVVERLSSEKALEDKWQRYHLSQHAMHNGAMNHSVKEVDLVSRVQAALENEAALVAENESSSESVATEKQWWKPFASMAVAASATAVVILGGQSFTQDDTVAPAATSQIALAGPTSSPDIQRTQYSNLAPQSSVMTASYEQPEVIRLSQGLKRYIDQHNQLLSESQPAWEADWLPEGYSRVRHEVMPHAEIMVYSNGRHDVSVSIEPKGRQTVPAGVTQSDNVVAVGVEKGQNFVTVVGDVPLMIADRIAASVNKTH, via the coding sequence ATGATGGGCTATGAGTCTCATGAGTCGCTTTCTGCGGCGATGGATGGTGAAGTATCATCCTTTGAATTACGCCGTGTAGTAGAGCGTCTTTCTTCAGAGAAAGCGCTTGAAGACAAGTGGCAACGATATCACCTATCACAGCACGCGATGCATAACGGGGCAATGAATCACTCAGTGAAAGAAGTAGATTTAGTTTCTCGAGTGCAAGCTGCTTTAGAAAATGAGGCGGCACTCGTCGCTGAAAATGAATCTTCGAGTGAGTCAGTTGCTACTGAAAAACAATGGTGGAAGCCGTTTGCCAGTATGGCGGTCGCCGCTTCAGCAACGGCCGTTGTCATTTTAGGCGGACAAAGCTTTACGCAAGATGATACCGTTGCTCCTGCTGCTACCTCTCAGATAGCATTAGCCGGTCCTACATCATCTCCTGATATACAAAGAACACAATATAGCAATTTGGCGCCTCAAAGCTCTGTGATGACAGCATCTTATGAGCAGCCAGAAGTTATTCGTTTATCTCAGGGGCTCAAGCGCTACATTGATCAGCATAATCAGTTGCTAAGTGAATCGCAGCCAGCTTGGGAAGCAGACTGGTTACCAGAAGGTTACAGTCGCGTTCGCCATGAAGTGATGCCGCATGCTGAAATCATGGTTTACAGTAATGGTCGTCATGACGTCTCAGTAAGCATTGAGCCAAAAGGTCGTCAAACAGTACCTGCGGGCGTAACACAGTCCGATAATGTTGTTGCTGTAGGCGTGGAGAAAGGGCAGAACTTTGTCACGGTTGTTGGGGATGTTCCCTTAATGATCGCTGATAGAATAGCCGCTTCGGTTAATAAAACTCACTAG
- a CDS encoding protein YgfX — translation MFSPVKITVGSSAWLRALQWAVGAIAVLSVLLAEIHVVICIGCLLLIAYLSVGELRLPVTGMVWDLNKKHLKIKCSEELQWSGVSKISSIVYTPLFVYLKVITTAAQPRHVLVIRDSVEKSQYRKLMVAARLGKLTIACEPIQNLLVSK, via the coding sequence GTGTTCAGCCCAGTTAAAATAACTGTTGGTTCTTCTGCTTGGTTGAGAGCCTTGCAATGGGCGGTTGGCGCAATTGCTGTGCTATCTGTATTACTCGCTGAGATACACGTCGTAATATGTATAGGGTGCCTGCTGCTAATTGCTTATCTGTCGGTGGGTGAACTTCGTTTACCTGTCACAGGTATGGTGTGGGATCTAAATAAAAAGCACCTTAAAATTAAATGCTCAGAAGAGCTTCAATGGTCTGGTGTTTCAAAGATCAGTTCGATTGTCTATACGCCGTTGTTTGTATATTTAAAAGTTATCACTACAGCTGCACAGCCGCGTCATGTGTTAGTGATCAGAGACTCTGTGGAAAAGAGTCAGTACCGCAAACTAATGGTTGCGGCACGACTCGGTAAGCTTACGATTGCATGCGAGCCCATTCAAAATTTATTGGTGTCAAAATAG
- the rpoE gene encoding RNA polymerase sigma factor RpoE: MSIENQTDIDQKLVERVQAGDKRAFDLLVGKYQHKIVGLVSRYVYDHHEAMDIAQEAFIKAYKALPRFRGDSAFYTWLYRIAINTAKNHLVSRGRRPPDVDVDVVDAEYFDGGDELRELENPENSLFRDELQATVKRALDQLPEDLRAALTLREFEGMSYEDIAAVMDCPVGTVRSRIFRAREAIDKEIAPLLS, encoded by the coding sequence GTGTCGATCGAAAACCAGACTGATATTGACCAAAAACTAGTAGAACGTGTCCAAGCCGGTGATAAGCGCGCTTTTGATCTATTAGTGGGTAAATACCAGCATAAAATTGTTGGCTTAGTGAGTCGCTATGTTTACGACCACCATGAAGCTATGGATATTGCACAAGAGGCATTTATTAAAGCTTATAAAGCTTTGCCGCGTTTTCGTGGGGACAGTGCTTTTTATACTTGGTTGTACAGAATAGCAATAAATACGGCTAAGAATCACTTGGTATCCAGAGGGCGTAGGCCGCCTGATGTCGATGTTGATGTGGTTGATGCAGAATATTTTGATGGAGGAGACGAGCTTAGGGAACTTGAAAACCCTGAAAACAGTCTATTCCGCGATGAGTTACAAGCCACGGTTAAACGTGCGCTTGATCAGTTACCTGAAGATTTGCGTGCAGCGCTTACGCTGCGTGAGTTTGAAGGCATGAGTTATGAAGATATAGCCGCCGTTATGGATTGTCCTGTAGGCACTGTTAGGTCCCGTATATTCCGGGCCCGGGAAGCTATAGACAAAGAGATTGCTCCGCTTTTGTCGTGA
- a CDS encoding peptidoglycan DD-metalloendopeptidase family protein — protein MLQHFQTLKNNFPPVHLAAASICGLILGITLLLLPSENVSATRELRDHKSAPERTSNSLALQFSSAHTQENTPASLNAPEQGSSTDQTPDNWVIYSVQKDDNLTSLFRRAGLSAQDVHYVSQATSKGKELSRLYPGEKLAFQVGNGRLNKIKYQVNALKTIVIESLNPGAPHQYQVRTIERPPETRERFTEVSIHNSLFSDAASAGLSDNMIMRFASIFSWDIDFSQDIHNGDSVRIIYNEQFLDGKKIRDGNIVAAQFISQGKTYTAVRYTDSDGRTRYYTPEGHSMRKAFLRMPVDFARISSRFNLSRKHPVLNKIRAHKGVDYAAKTGTPIKASGDGKVIWLGTKGGYGRTIIIEHGGKIQTLYAHMSKYNTQLKKGSRVKQGQTIGYIGSSGLATGPHLHYEFRVDGTHKNPMTVKFPQAEPVASKERLAFRQIANQMMAQLETYSVRYASAQ, from the coding sequence ATGTTGCAGCACTTTCAAACTCTAAAAAACAACTTCCCCCCTGTCCATTTGGCTGCAGCTAGCATATGCGGACTGATTTTAGGTATTACATTGCTTTTGCTTCCTTCAGAAAATGTCTCAGCGACACGGGAATTAAGAGATCACAAAAGCGCACCGGAGCGAACTTCCAACTCTTTAGCTCTACAGTTTTCTAGTGCCCATACACAAGAAAACACACCGGCATCTTTAAACGCTCCTGAGCAGGGATCGAGTACCGATCAAACACCAGATAACTGGGTCATATACAGCGTTCAAAAAGATGATAATTTAACATCCTTATTTAGACGCGCTGGGCTTAGCGCTCAAGATGTTCATTACGTTAGCCAGGCCACCAGTAAAGGCAAAGAACTCAGCCGCTTATACCCAGGCGAAAAATTGGCCTTTCAAGTGGGCAATGGCCGTTTAAACAAAATTAAGTATCAAGTAAACGCGTTAAAAACTATCGTCATAGAGTCTCTAAACCCCGGAGCACCCCATCAGTATCAGGTAAGAACAATCGAGCGCCCCCCTGAAACGCGAGAACGGTTTACAGAAGTCAGTATTCATAACTCTTTATTTTCAGATGCAGCATCCGCAGGGCTTTCCGACAACATGATCATGCGCTTTGCCTCTATATTTAGCTGGGATATCGACTTCTCCCAAGATATTCACAATGGAGACAGTGTTCGTATTATCTACAATGAGCAGTTTTTAGATGGCAAAAAAATTAGGGATGGGAACATAGTGGCCGCCCAATTTATCAGCCAAGGAAAAACCTATACCGCCGTTAGATATACTGACTCAGATGGACGCACTCGTTATTACACCCCTGAAGGTCATAGCATGCGCAAAGCCTTTTTGAGGATGCCTGTAGACTTTGCTCGCATTAGCTCTCGATTCAACCTATCGCGTAAACACCCTGTACTCAACAAAATTAGAGCACATAAAGGGGTCGATTATGCAGCCAAAACAGGAACCCCTATCAAAGCTTCGGGTGATGGGAAAGTCATTTGGCTTGGTACTAAGGGGGGATATGGACGGACTATTATTATTGAACATGGTGGCAAAATCCAAACCTTGTATGCCCACATGTCAAAGTACAATACTCAGCTTAAAAAAGGCAGCCGTGTTAAACAAGGCCAAACCATCGGGTACATAGGCAGCTCCGGCTTAGCTACTGGGCCTCATTTACATTATGAGTTCAGAGTAGACGGCACGCACAAGAACCCAATGACCGTTAAATTCCCTCAAGCAGAGCCCGTGGCAAGTAAAGAACGGTTAGCATTTCGGCAAATTGCCAACCAGATGATGGCACAATTGGAAACATACTCTGTCCGCTACGCGAGCGCTCAATAA
- the argC gene encoding N-acetyl-gamma-glutamyl-phosphate reductase → MIKVGIVGGTGYTGVELLRLLANHPEVEVSVITSRSEEGMRVADMFPNLRGHYDLAFSVPDVDTLAACDVVFFATPHGVAMGMAPDLIKRGVRIIDLGADFRIKDVELWSAWYKLDHTCPDLVEMAVYGLPEVNRDQIKNAQLIACPGCYPTAAQLGFIPLLENKLVDHRRLIADCKSGVSGAGRGASVGALMCETNESMKAYGVPGHRHLPEIRQGLALAADRPVGLTFVPHLTPMIRGIHATLYATLKDPKDGLQELYEARYKDEPFVDVMPAGSHPETRSVKGANTCRISIFRPQNDDTVVVLSVIDNLVKGAAGQAIQNMNIMFGLDESSGLKALGMMP, encoded by the coding sequence GTGATTAAGGTAGGTATTGTGGGCGGCACGGGTTATACCGGAGTCGAGCTTTTACGGTTACTCGCGAATCATCCTGAAGTTGAGGTTAGTGTCATAACATCCCGCTCGGAGGAAGGAATGCGAGTGGCAGATATGTTTCCCAACCTACGCGGACATTATGATTTGGCATTCTCTGTTCCTGATGTCGATACGTTGGCGGCTTGCGACGTTGTATTTTTTGCTACACCGCACGGCGTAGCAATGGGTATGGCTCCCGACTTAATTAAGCGCGGTGTACGTATTATCGATTTAGGTGCAGACTTCCGTATCAAAGATGTGGAGCTATGGTCTGCGTGGTACAAACTTGACCACACTTGTCCGGATCTTGTTGAAATGGCTGTCTATGGGCTGCCTGAAGTTAACCGCGACCAAATCAAGAATGCTCAGCTTATTGCTTGCCCTGGTTGTTATCCAACGGCTGCACAATTGGGCTTTATACCCTTGTTGGAAAATAAGCTGGTGGACCACCGTCGCTTGATCGCAGATTGTAAGTCCGGTGTCAGTGGTGCTGGCCGTGGTGCGAGTGTTGGCGCTTTGATGTGCGAAACAAATGAAAGCATGAAAGCTTACGGAGTGCCTGGACATCGTCATCTGCCGGAAATACGTCAGGGGTTGGCGCTGGCGGCAGATCGCCCTGTGGGTTTGACATTTGTTCCGCATCTCACGCCTATGATCCGCGGAATACACGCAACTCTTTATGCAACGCTTAAAGACCCTAAGGATGGTTTACAGGAGCTATATGAAGCGCGCTACAAGGACGAGCCATTTGTCGACGTGATGCCTGCGGGCAGTCATCCTGAAACACGCAGTGTTAAGGGGGCTAATACATGCCGGATAAGTATTTTCCGCCCGCAGAACGATGACACTGTTGTTGTGCTATCTGTTATTGATAACTTGGTCAAAGGTGCCGCCGGACAGGCAATTCAAAACATGAACATTATGTTTGGGTTGGATGAAAGCTCTGGTCTGAAAGCCTTAGGCATGATGCCTTGA